A single window of Dermacentor albipictus isolate Rhodes 1998 colony chromosome 1, USDA_Dalb.pri_finalv2, whole genome shotgun sequence DNA harbors:
- the LOC135901206 gene encoding piggyBac transposable element-derived protein 4-like — MPKDFKAKLQKGECKSLFARGIMALTWQDQKQVTMLSTCHSSTVLTDTGKKGRKNGLPVLKPQVVIDYNRGMGGVDRKDQQLASFPIMQRYAKGYKKIFFYIMDIAVYKSYVLSAKASGKRLHYTDWKVNLAEEILEAAVLPQYHGRRKPPVAATPMRLQASEWAHFPSNIPPNKIKQNPSRLCLVCKTHRKKSESRWEREKCEVALHMPVCFKAFHTRKSY; from the coding sequence ATGCCGAAGGATTTCAAGGCGAAGCTGCAAAAAGGCGAATGCAAGTCCCTCTTTGCGCGAGGCATCATGGCCCTCACTTGGCAGGACCAAAAGCAGGTCACAATGCTGTCAACCTGCCACAGTTCAACTGTTCTCACTGATACCGGAAAAAAGGGTCGCAAGAATGGCTTGCCAGTTCTGAAGCCGCAGGTTGTAATCGATTACAACCGAGGCATGGGTGGAGTGGATCGCAAGGACCAACAACTGGCTTCCTTTCCAATTATGCAAAGATACGCCAAAGGCTACAAGAAAATCTTCTTTTATATTATGGACATCGCTGTTTATAAAAGCTACGTTTTATCTGCCAAAGCATCAGGCAAGCGGCTCCACTACACAGACTGGAAAGTGAACCTCGCAGAGGAGATTCTCGAAGCGGCCGTTTTGCCCCAGTACCATGGTCGACGTAAGCCGCCTGTCGCGGCTACACCAATGCGGCTGCAGGCTTCCGAGTGGGCTCATTTTCCTAGCAATATCCCACCAAACAAAATCAAGCAGAATCCATCGAGGCTATGCTTAGTCTGCAAGACACACAGGAAAAAGTCAGAGAGCCGATGGGAACGTGAAAAATGTGAAGTTGCACTTCACATGCCTGTGTGCTTCAAAGCTTTTCATACACGCAAATCATATTAG